In one window of Streptomyces sp. NBC_01224 DNA:
- a CDS encoding DUF47 domain-containing protein — translation MRFRLTPRETSFYDMFSASADNIVTGSKLLMELLGADSASRVEIAERMRAAEHAGDDATHAIFHQLNSSFITPFDREDIYNLASSLDDIMDFMEEAVDLVVLYQVEELPKGVAQQIEVLARAAELTAEAMPGLRTMDNLTEYWIEVNRLENQADQIHRKLLAHLFNGKYDAMEVLKLKQIVDVLEEAADAFEHVANTVETIAVKES, via the coding sequence GTGCGCTTTCGTCTGACCCCCAGGGAGACGAGCTTCTATGACATGTTCTCCGCATCCGCGGACAACATCGTCACGGGCTCGAAACTCCTGATGGAACTGCTCGGGGCGGACTCTGCCTCCCGAGTCGAGATCGCGGAGCGCATGCGGGCAGCGGAGCACGCGGGGGACGATGCCACCCACGCGATCTTCCACCAGCTGAACTCCTCTTTCATCACGCCATTCGACCGCGAGGACATCTACAACCTCGCATCGTCGCTCGACGACATCATGGACTTCATGGAGGAGGCCGTCGACCTGGTCGTGCTGTACCAGGTCGAAGAACTCCCCAAGGGCGTGGCGCAGCAGATCGAGGTGCTGGCCCGGGCGGCCGAGCTGACCGCCGAGGCGATGCCGGGTCTGCGGACGATGGACAACCTCACCGAGTACTGGATCGAGGTCAACCGTCTGGAGAACCAGGCCGACCAGATCCACCGCAAGCTGCTGGCCCATCTCTTCAATGGCAAGTACGACGCCATGGAGGTGCTGAAGCTCAAGCAGATCGTGGACGTGCTGGAAGAGGCCGCCGACGCGTTCGAGCATGTCGCCAACACGGTGGAGACCATCGCGGTCAAGGAGTCCTGA
- a CDS encoding inorganic phosphate transporter, protein MDTFALIVTIGVALGFTYTNGFHDSANAIATSVSTRALTPRAALAMAAVMNLAGAFLGSGVAKTVSEGLIATPEGDKGMGILFAALVGAIIWNLVTWYFGLPSSSSHALFGGMVGAALAGGTLVHWDGVLDKVVIPMFLSPVIGLVVGYLVMVAIMWMFRKANPHKAKRGFRIAQTVSAAGMALGHGLQDAQKTMGVVVMALVIADVESPSDPIPVWVKLVCALMLSLGTYAGGWRIMRTLGRKIIELDPPQGFAAETTGASIMFGSAFLFHAPISTTHVITSAIMGVGATKRVNAVRWGVAKNIILGWFITMPAAGLVAAASYGVVVLLFG, encoded by the coding sequence GTGGACACCTTTGCGCTGATCGTGACCATCGGTGTCGCGCTCGGCTTCACTTATACGAACGGCTTCCACGACTCGGCGAATGCCATCGCCACGTCCGTCTCCACCCGTGCACTGACACCACGTGCGGCACTGGCGATGGCCGCGGTGATGAACCTTGCCGGCGCATTCCTCGGCAGCGGTGTCGCCAAGACCGTCAGTGAGGGTCTGATCGCGACCCCCGAGGGGGACAAGGGGATGGGAATCCTCTTCGCCGCGCTCGTCGGTGCGATCATCTGGAACCTCGTCACCTGGTACTTCGGGCTGCCGTCCTCTTCCTCGCACGCGCTGTTCGGCGGCATGGTCGGTGCGGCGCTCGCCGGCGGGACACTGGTGCACTGGGACGGGGTGCTCGACAAGGTCGTCATCCCGATGTTCCTCTCGCCGGTCATCGGCCTGGTCGTCGGCTATCTGGTGATGGTCGCGATCATGTGGATGTTCCGGAAGGCCAACCCGCACAAGGCCAAGCGCGGCTTCCGGATCGCCCAGACGGTCTCGGCCGCGGGCATGGCGCTCGGTCACGGTCTGCAGGACGCGCAGAAGACGATGGGTGTCGTCGTGATGGCCCTGGTCATCGCCGATGTCGAGAGCCCGAGCGACCCGATTCCGGTCTGGGTGAAGCTCGTCTGCGCGCTGATGCTCTCGCTGGGTACGTACGCGGGTGGCTGGCGCATCATGCGGACGCTCGGCCGGAAGATCATCGAGCTGGACCCGCCGCAGGGGTTCGCCGCGGAGACGACGGGCGCGTCGATCATGTTCGGCTCGGCGTTCCTGTTTCACGCGCCGATCTCCACGACGCATGTGATCACCTCGGCGATCATGGGTGTGGGAGCCACGAAGCGGGTGAACGCGGTGCGGTGGGGCGTTGCCAAGAACATCATCCTGGGGTGGTTCATCACGATGCCGGCCGCGGGGTTGGTCGCTGCCGCCAGTTACGGGGTTGTGGTGCTGCTGTTCGGGTGA